Below is a window of Desmonostoc muscorum LEGE 12446 DNA.
CAGAGGTGAAAACCTAGACACGCTCCTAGAGATGATTCTCTTGGTAGCAGAGGTAGGAGAACTGTCTGCCAACCCAGACCGTTCTGCTAAAGGTACCGTCATTGAAGCACATCTGGATAAAGCCAAGGGAGCAGTTGCTACCCTGCTGATTCAGAATGGCACCTTGCATGTAGGAGATATGCTGGTAGCCGGCTCCGCCTTTGGTAAGGTGCGAGCAATGGTGAATGACAGAGGCGTAAGAGTCGAAGCCGCCTCTCCATCCTTTGCAGTTGAGGTATTGGGCTTAAGTGATGTACCAGCAGCAGGCGACGAGTTCGAGGTCTTCGAGAACGAAAAAGAAGCCAGAAGCTTAGCAAGCGATCGCGCCGACAAACAACGCCTATCCCGCCTGTTGCAAGGACGTGTCACCCTCACAACCCTCTCAGCTCAAGCACAAGAAGGCGAGTTGAAAGAACTCAACTTGATCTTGAAGGGAGACGTGCAAGGTTCTGTGGAAGCCATTGTGGGAGCGCTCAAGCAAATCCCCCAAAACGAAGTCCAAATTCGCATGTTATTGGCTACTGCTGGGGAAATTACCGAAACAGATATCGACTTAGCATCTGCCAGTAACGCTGTAATAATTGGCTTCAACACCACCTTTGCTAGTGGCGCTAGACAAGCCGCCGATGAAGCGGGTGTAGATGTTCGGGAATACAACGTCATCTACAAACTCCTGGAAGATATCCAAGATGCCTTGGAAGGTCTTCTCGAACCAGAGTTGGTGGAAGAACCCTTGGGTCAAACCGAAGTCCGCGCCGTCTTCCCAGTCGGCCGTGGTGCGGTTGCCGGTTGTTACGTTCAATCTGGCAAGCTAGTTCGCAACTGCAAAGTACGGGTGCGACGTGGCAGTAAAGTGATTTATGAAGGCGTGCTTGACTCCCTAAAACGGATGAAAGAAGACGCCCGTGAGGTCAACGCTGGTTATGAATGCGGTGTCGGCATTGATAAATTCAATGATTGGGCTGAAGGTGATATCATCGAAGCCTATCAGATGGTTACCAAGCGCCGTACTCTCACCTTAACTAGATAGTGCTGAGGGTAAAATGGTTAGAAGGTAGGAGTTAGGAGTTATGAGTTAAAAGCTCCTAACTCCTAGCTCTTAACTTTTAACTAATAACTTTAATATATGGCTTCATTTCGCTCTGAACCAATTTTGTGGATTCACGTCGCTGGATTAGCGACGTTGCCTGTTTTCTCAATACTCTGCTTATTGTTCCTGTCCGTGGGCGAGCCGTTTTTGCCCGTCTGGGCGGAACTATTCTTAGTAGCCGCCATTGGTGTTTTGCCGTTGCTATGGATGCAGTTGCGTCGCCCTTTTTACATCTTTGGTCTTTTGGGAATAGCTCTAAAGCCAGAAAATTTGACTGAGCGGCAGCGAAAAATTCTTTGTTTAACTAATACAAAGTTAAATCGTGTCCTAGCCCTAGTGACAGCAGTATTGTCGGTTTGGGCGCTGTGGCATATCTATCAAATTGCCCCGTTAGTAGCAAATACAGCTAAGTTTTTACCACAATGGCGCAGCCTCGGTCTAATACTTGCGGCCTTAGCCTTTTTAGCAAGTAATCTATTTTTACAAATTCCCGTTAGTGCCATGCGAGTTTTAGTGACTAATGACACAGAATTTGCTGCCATAGAACCGTTATCTTTAGAAAAGATTAAACAAGATTTTACAATTTTAGGCGTGCGGGTTAATCAAATGTTGCCCCGGTTATTTGAATCTGTATTCGCAAGAAACATAGATTCGCAGCAGCCCCCAGAGTAAATATTATTTTATTTGAAGAGGCTAGGAGCAGACACGGGGAGTGAAGGATGAGGGGGATGAGGGAGATCAATTAATAACCAATGACTAATGCCCAATGCCCCATGCCCCATACCCCATGCCCAAATAACTAATAACAGAGGAATGAGGAATTATGGCT
It encodes the following:
- a CDS encoding low-complexity tail membrane protein, with amino-acid sequence MASFRSEPILWIHVAGLATLPVFSILCLLFLSVGEPFLPVWAELFLVAAIGVLPLLWMQLRRPFYIFGLLGIALKPENLTERQRKILCLTNTKLNRVLALVTAVLSVWALWHIYQIAPLVANTAKFLPQWRSLGLILAALAFLASNLFLQIPVSAMRVLVTNDTEFAAIEPLSLEKIKQDFTILGVRVNQMLPRLFESVFARNIDSQQPPE